Proteins found in one Bactrocera oleae isolate idBacOlea1 chromosome X, idBacOlea1, whole genome shotgun sequence genomic segment:
- the LOC138858068 gene encoding uncharacterized protein yields MDSENYLNFDSDQQMIPYVVFDQEEFNNMLRRFDEKLQKLEENAQSLQGTTFNTQLQNLEDPTQLLQGTTEPAQPLQGTTEVKTNKRKRQRPSKIIQAEGSIQKTAQQKANTQNVNKCIDLCKPTLAAVPENGIIDTKGLLTVGKITLSEKVGEVPSFEWFDDEIKSEDIDLDCTTTSAKKHNISCDVEWVREDKFLKQLLGIVYKYKGVGGFARTKLLKKIKTNDMKI; encoded by the exons ATGGattctgaaaattatttaaactttgataGTGATCAACAAATGATACCATATGTTGTGTTCGATCAAGAAGAATTCAACAATATGTTAAGAAGGTTCGATGAGAAACTtcaaaaattagaagaaaacGCTCAATCCCTACAAGGAACAACATTTAATACGCAGCTTCAAAACTTAGAAGATCCCACTCAACTCCTACAAGGTACAACAGAACCCGCTCAACCCCTACAAGGTACAACTGAAGTGAAGACAAATAAGCGTAAGAGACAACGACCTTCAAAGATAATACAAGCTGAAGGTTCTATACAAAAAACCGCTCAACAAAAAGCTAACAcacaaaatgtaaataagtgtattgatctTTGTAAACCAACACTAGCAGCTGTTCCTGAAAATGGAATTATAGACACTAAAGGGTTATTAACTGTTGGAAAAATTACTTTAAGTGAAAAGGTGGGAGAAGTTCCCTCATTTGaa tggTTTGATGATGAAATTAAATCGGAAGATATTGATTTGGATTGCACTACAACTTctgcaaaaaaacataatataagcTGTGATGTTGAATGGGTCCGTGAAGATAAATTTCTTAAACAACTTTTaggaattgtatataaatataaaggtgTTGGCGGTTTTGCTCGTACTAAGCtcttgaaaaaaa ttaaaacaaatgatatgaaaatataa
- the LOC138858069 gene encoding uncharacterized protein — MDSENYLNFDSDQQMIPYVVFDQEEFNNMLRRFDEKLQKLEENAQSLQGTTFNTQLQNLEDPTQLLQGTTEPAQPLQGTTEVKTNKRKRQRPSKIIQAEGSIQKTAQQKANTQNVNKCIDLCKPTLAAVPENGIIDTKGLLTVGKITLSEKVGEVPSFEWFDDEIKSEDIDLDCTTTSAKKHNISCDVEWVREDKFLKQLLGIVYKYKGVGGFARTKLLKKIESFKEL; from the exons ATGGattctgaaaattatttaaactttgataGTGATCAACAAATGATACCATATGTTGTGTTCGATCAAGAAGAATTCAACAATATGTTAAGAAGGTTCGATGAGAAACTtcaaaaattagaagaaaacGCTCAATCCCTACAAGGAACAACATTTAATACGCAGCTTCAAAACTTAGAAGATCCCACTCAACTCCTACAAGGTACAACAGAACCCGCTCAACCCCTACAAGGTACAACTGAAGTGAAGACAAATAAGCGTAAGAGACAACGACCTTCAAAGATAATACAAGCTGAAGGTTCTATACAAAAAACCGCTCAACAAAAAGCTAACAcacaaaatgtaaataagtgtattgatctTTGTAAACCAACACTAGCAGCTGTTCCTGAAAATGGAATTATAGACACTAAAGGGTTATTAACTGTTGGAAAAATTACTTTAAGTGAAAAGGTGGGAGAAGTTCCCTCATTTGaa tggTTTGATGATGAAATTAAATCGGAAGATATTGATTTGGATTGCACTACAACTTctgcaaaaaaacataatataagcTGTGATGTTGAATGGGTCCGTGAAGATAAATTTCTTAAACAACTTTTaggaattgtatataaatataaaggtgTTGGCGGTTTTGCTCGTACTAAGCtcttgaaaaaaa TTGAATCTTTTAAGGAGTTGTAA
- the LOC138858070 gene encoding uncharacterized protein — MDSENYLNFDSYQQMIPNVVFDQEEFNNMLRRFDEKLQKLEEPAQSLQGTTFNTQLQNLEDPTQLLQGTTEPAQPLQGTTEVKTNKRKRQRPSKIIQAEGSIQKTAQQKANTQNVNKCIDLCKPTLAAVPENGIIDTKGLLTVGKITLNEKVGEVPSFEVNFKNDGDIQKLKFLIQKWFDDEIKSEDIDLDCTTTSAKKHNISCDVEWVREDKFLKQLLGIVYKYKGVGGFARTKLLKKNLAYGEKAASDDSENNTGDNP, encoded by the coding sequence ATGGattctgaaaattatttaaactttgataGTTATCAACAAATGATACCAAATGTTGTGTTCGATCAAGAAGAATTCAACAATATGTTAAGAAGGTTCGATGAGAAACTTCAAAAATTAGAAGAACCCGCTCAATCCCTACAAGGAACAACATTTAATACGCAGCTTCAAAACTTAGAAGATCCCACTCAACTCCTACAAGGTACAACAGAACCCGCTCAACCCCTACAAGGTACAACTGAAGTGAAGACAAATAAGCGTAAGAGACAACGACCTTCAAAGATAATACAAGCTGAAGGTTCTATACAAAAAACCGCTCAACAAAAAGCTAACAcacaaaatgtaaataagtgtattgatctTTGTAAACCAACACTAGCAGCTGTTCCTGAAAATGGAATTATAGACACTAAAGGGTTATTAACTGTtggaaaaattactttaaatgaAAAGGTGGGAGAAGTTCCCTCATTTGaagttaatttcaaaaatgaCGGAGATattcagaaattaaaatttttaattcaaaagtggTTTGATGATGAAATTAAATCGGAAGATATTGATTTGGATTGCACTACAACTTctgcaaaaaaacataatataagcTGTGATGTTGAATGGGTCCGTGAAGATAAATTTCTTAAACAACTTTTaggaattgtatataaatataaaggtgTTGGCGGTTTTGCTCGTACTAAGCtcttgaaaaaaa